One Flavobacteriales bacterium genomic window, TTGTTAATGTAATGCTCGATTCCACTTGAATTTGAGGTCTCAGAAATAACCTTACTTCCCAATTCGTTTGCCTTTAATTCAGAAATTCTTGAAATTTTATATCCGATTTCGTTTAAAGCCGCAACATTTAGGAGCTTTTGAAGAGCCTCAATGTCATATGTCCTTATATTTCCTTCGGTTCTTGAAGGAGATAAAAGATTGTATCTTTTCTCCCAAATGCGAATAGTATGAGCTTTTACCCCAGAAAGGTTTTCTAAGTCATTAATAGTAAAGAAGTTTTGAATTTTGTTCAACTTAAATAAGTTTTAAATGAACAAATGTATAAAAAATATTTTTATGGGGCTAATTCAATAAGATTTTAAAAATCAAAGTCGTCTTCGTCTGGAGCAATATTGGTAATATCGTCATTGAGTTTGCTCCCAATGGTCACACTTCCCATACCACTATCATCGTCCGCATCGTCAAAATATTCAACATCCACAAACTTTGCAAATTCATGTTTAAATCGAATTCTACATTTTCCGGTGCTTCCATGTCGATGTTTGGCAATAATAAAATCGGCTAACCCTGTCAAATCATTCCCTTCGGCATCTTGAGTAAAACCATAATAATCGGCACGATATAAAAAGCCTACCAAGTCGGCATCCTGCTCAATAGAACCGGACTCCCGAAGGTCGGATAGAATAGGGATTTTATCCTGCCGCTGTTCTACCGCACGACTTAATTGTGCCAATGCTATTACCGGAATATCCAATTCTTTGGCCAACGATTTTAAAGACCTCGATATATAGCTTATTTCCTGCTCCCGATTTCCTTTTGAATTGCTTTCGTCGGCACGCATGAGTTGCAAGTAGTCAATAATAATCATTTCAATGCCCTTATTCGATTTTAGTCGTCGGGCTTTTGCTCTTAAATCGAAAATGCTTAACTGTGGAGTGTCATCAATATAAATAGGTGCATCACTCAAATTTTGAACTCTGGCGTTGAGTTGTTCCCACTCATAGTCGGCCAATTTGCCACTTCTAAACTTTTCACCGGGCAGTTCTGTTTCGCCCGAAATCAGACGGGTTACCAATTGCAAAGAGGACATTTCTAATGAGAAAATTGCTACTGGTTTTTTGTGTTCTACGGCTGCATTTCTGGCAATGCTAAGCACAAATGCCGTTTTACCCATACCCGGTCTTCCGGCCAAAATAAGCAAATCTGAGCGTTGCCAACCATTGGTTATTCTGTCAATGCTTGTAAAACCGGAGGGTATTCCTGTAAGGCCACTCCCCTGTTCTTTCATGGCCTCAATTTGCTTTATAGCTTTATGAATTAGGTCATCAATCGAGTCATAATTTTTCTTAATGGTATCATTTTTAATGGCATACAATTTTTTTTCGGCATCATCCAATAGTTGAAAAGCATCCGAGGTAACTTCAAAAGCATCCTTACTTATCTGAGCAGATATGCGAATTAGTTCACGCTGAATATATTTTTCAAGAAGAATTTTGGCATGAAACTCCAAATTGGCCGAAGAGGCAACCTTGTTAGTTAGCTGAGTAATATAATATGCACCACCCGAAGCCTCGAGTTCAGCATTTTTACGCAAATTTTCAGTAACCGTTAACAAGTCAACAGGTTCTCCCTCGTCAAATAAACGCTTGATAGCCCCAAAAATAAGTTGGTGCGAATCGTGGTAAAAAACCTGAGGAATAAGAACATCCAACACCCTCATTGGAGCATTTTTTTCTAAAAGCATAGCTCCCAAAACCGCTTCTTCCAACTCCAATGCCTGAGGCGGTTTTCGCCCCAAACTTGTTTCGTCAGAAACAGTTAACCCTTTTTTATCCAATTTTGTCCTACTATCGTTTCTAAAAGCCATTGTTTTTTTACAACGCACGAAATTATAAATCTTAAAAATTAAAGGGAGATAAAAGTTTTACCGCAATCTTGATGGCTGTTAATAAATCCTTAATAACTTATCTATTTATTAAATAATTGGCTGAAAATGAGACACCCAATTTCCACAAAATTTTAATTTTTGCGACATAAAGGCGGCTAAAAAGTTGATATTTTGCCTATGCCCGACAAATTGACACATCCAATTTATTGGTCAAATTTTTGTGATGTTAAGTTTGCAGATGCAGGACAATCCAAAATGCCTTTATATTTGTTCAGTAGATTGATACGTTAAAAACTTTGTATGGAAGCAAAATTTTCGCCAAGAGTAAAAGAAGTAATTCAGTTTAGCCGAGAAGAGGCCATAAGGCTTGGACACGGTTATATAGGCACCGAGCATTTACTATTGGGAATTATTCGGGAGGGAGAAGGAAAAGCACTTCTGCACCTAAAAAGCATGGGAATAGATTTGTTAAGATTAAAAAAATCGATAGAAGACAGCATCAAAGAAACTGCGTCAAAAAGTGGCAATCTTGGCAATATTCCTTTAACCAAACAAGCAGAAAAGGCTCTGAAAATCACTTATTTAGAGGCAAAAATTTTTAAAGCAGACATTATTGGTACCGAACATTTATTGCTTTCTATTTTGAGAGAAGAGGATAACATTGCAAGCTCTATATTGCATCAGTACGGCGTGGATTACGACATTTTTAAATCAGCAGTAGAAAATATTACCCCAAGCATAAAATCGGATATGTCCACCGATTCTCCTGAGGATTTTTACCAGGAAGAAAAACGAAGTTCGGATGCCAAACGAACATCTGCCTCAAAAAGCAAAACACCTGTGTTGGACAATTTTGGCCGTGACCTAACAAAACTTGCAGAACAAGATAAACTCGACCCCATTGTGGGCAGAGAAAAAGAAATAGAACGGGTAAGTCAGATTTTAAGCAGAAGAAAGAAAAACAACCCCGTATTGATTGGAGAACCTGGCGTAGGTAAAACGGCGATTGCTGAGGGTTTGGCTCTTAGAATTGTTCAACGAAAAGTATCGAGAGTGCTTTTTAACAAAAGGGTGGTTACGCTGGATTTGGCCTCTTTGGTGGCTGGCACGAAATATCGAGGCCAGTTTGAAGAACGAATGAAAGCAGTGATGAACGAGCTTGAAAAATCGAAAGATGTTATTTTGTTTATTGATGAAATTCACACCATTGTGGGTGCGGGTGGTGCCTCTGGCAGCTTAGATGCCAGCAACATGTTTAAGCCTGCTTTAGCCCGTGGCGAAGTGCAGTGTGTTGGAGCAACCACCTTGGACGAGTATCGACAATACATAGAAAAAGATGGAGCGTTAGAGCGAAGATTTCAACCAGTAATCGTTGAGCCTACAACTCCAGAGGAAACGATTCAGATATTAAAAAATATCAAAGAAAAATATGAAGATCACCACTCCGTAACTTACACAGATGAAGCCATTGAGGCAGCTGTAAAACTGAGCGTTCGGTACATTACAGACAGACATCTACCAGATAAGGCCATAGACATTTTGGATGAGGTTGGAGCTCGTGTACATCTTTCAAACATTCATGTGCCGAAAGATATTTTGGAACTCGAAGAAAAGATAGAGGAAATAAAAGAAGAAAAAAACAGAGTTGTAAAAAGTCAACGATATGAAGAAGCTGCCAAGTTGAGAGACAAAGAAAAAACATTGCTTGAGCAACTTGAAATAGCCAAAGCTACATGGGAAGAGGATACGAAAAACCAACGTTATACTGTATCGGAAGATGACGTTTCAGAAGTAGTAGCCATGATAACGGGTGTTCCAACCAAAAGAATTGCTCAAAGCGAAGGAACAAAACTTCTCAATATGAGCGAGGACTTGAAGAAGGCAGTAATTGGGCAAGACGATGCAATTGTGAAATTGTCGAAAGCCATTCAACGTACGCGTGCTGGACTTAAGGACCCCAACAAACCTATCGGATCCTTTATTTTCCTCGGTTCTACAGGTGTCGGAAAAACAGAAATGGCAAAGGCATTAGCCAAGTATTTGTTTGACAATAAAGATGCACTCATTCGTATAGATATGAGTGAATACATGGAAAAATTTGCCGTGAGCCGCTTGGTTGGAGCTCCTCCTGGATACGTGGGCTACGAAGAAGGCGGCTTGTTAACCGAAAAAGTTAGACGCAAGCCTTATTCGGTGGTTCTTTTCGACGAAATCGAAAAAGCACACCCCGATGTATTTAACATGATGCTTCAAATTTTGGATGAAGGCTTTTTGACCGATAGTTTGGGAAGAAAGATTGATTTCAGAAATACGATTATCATCATGACATCAAACATCGGCTCTCGTCAGCTCAAAGATTTTGGCACCGGAATGGGTTTTAGTACCGGAGCTAAAATTGATGCCATTGCCAAAGAATCGAAAGGCGTTATTGAGAATGCATTGAAGAAATTTTTCTCTCCCGAATTCTTAAATAGAATCGATGATGTGATCGTATTCAACAATTTAAACAAAGAACACATTGCCGAAATACTCGAATTGAACGTATTGAAATTGGTGAGTAGAATTGAAAGTGTTGGATTTAATATTAAACTTACAAAAGCCGCTCGCGAATTTTTGGCCGAAAAAGGATACGACAAAGATTTTGGTGCCAGACCTTTGAATAGGGCTATACAAAAATATCTGGAAGATCCCTTGGCTGAAGAAATTTTAAAACAAGAAATTCAAGATGGGGATACCATAAAAGTTGATTTAGACAAATCAACTGAATCACTAAAATTTACAATTAGTAAAAAAGCAACCGCGAAAAATGAGGAGTAAATCCTAACTCATTTTCCGTTGGGTAACCTTTGGGGCTTTTGCCGGAGCAGCTTTGGTGGCTGTTTTCTTCACAGCAGCTGATTTTGCCGTTTTAGGTTTTGATTTTTTTACAGACTTTTCATCATCGGCCTTTGTCTCTTCGGCCTTTCCTTCGGTTTCCTCCGAAACTTTTTGAAAATCGATATGCTCTTTTAAGGTTTCATACCAATTGCAGATTTTCACAATATCTGATGTGTAAACTTGTTCTTCATCAAAATTTGGAAGTATTTTTCTAAAGAAATCTCTAATTACCTCTCCACCATCTTTTTTGGTTACCAATTCTAAACCACCTTTTACTTTTTCGTCGAGCGATTTAAGCACCTCTCTCAAAGGCACGTCTTCATCCGTTGTATAAATGGCAATATCATCCAAAATAGAAACTTTGCTGGTTAAAGAAGTTGGACTTCTTTTCTTTTTATCATCAATCGATTCCACAATCAATCCATTTTGTCTTTTGCCTACAATTTGATGTAAGCCAGGTTTTCCACCGATAGATACAACGTCTTTTAATTCCATTTTGTAAAATTATGCCGCGAAAATACAAGAAATATGAATTTACAAATAGTTTGTTGATTTGACCAAACCAATTCGATGACGGTAAAATTACAATTGTCATTTTTTTTACTTCCAAAAATAAAATTAAGAATATTGGGTTATTTGAATGGGTAAATTTGAATTAATTGGTTAGTTAATTGGAATGGGAGGCCGGAGCAATCCGGCCTTTTTTGTTTTTATCAATTAACCGATTTTCAATAAATGTAAAACTTTATATTTGCAGCCCTCAAAAGCACTCGTAGTTCAACTGGATAGAATATCGGATTTCGGCTCCGAGGGTTAGGGGTTCGAATCCTCTCGAGTGCACAAAAAAGGCCGCATCTGCGGCCTTTTTTTATTTCAAAAAATCTTTCCCGGATTCATTATCCCATTGGGGTCGAAGGCTTGTTTTATGGATTTCATCAAACCGATATGGGTCTCGGAAAACAGTTCGTTCATATATTTTTTTTGAACATAACCAATGCCGTGTTCACCGCTTATTGTGCCACCATATTTTTTGCAGAGCTGAAAAATCTCCCGAATACCACGTTCCAAATGCCTGCCATTCCATTGCTCATCGGTTAAGTCATTCTTCAAAATATTTACATGCAAATTGCCATCTCCGGCATGGCCATAGCATACTGACTCAAACCCATACCTCACTCCTATTTCTTTTACTCCGGCCATTAAATCCGCTAAGTGACTGCGTTTCACCACCGTGTCTTCCTCCTTATATACCGAATGATTTTTCACCACCTCACCAATGCTTCTTCGTATTTTCCACCAATGCTCCTTTTGGTCGGCACTGTCGGCAAATAACACCTCTGTGATTCCAAATCCTGAAAGAATTTCTCCAATTTGCCCGCAATCTGTTAAGAGTTTTTCCATATCATCGCCGTCAACTTCTATCAAAAGAGAGGCCTCAAACTCCGTGCTTATTGGGTTTGATAAACCCAACTGATTGCAAGCTAAATCAATTCCCTTTCTTTCCATTAGCTCCAAACCTGACGGAACAACACCCGAAAGCATTATTTGTGAAACTGCGTTGCATGCAGTTGTCGCTTTTGAAACGTTGGCCCACAATAACAAGTTGTGTTTAGGCTTTGCCACCAACCGCAAAACAGCTTTTGTTACCACTCCAAGAGTTCCCTCACTGCCAATAAATATATGAGTTAGACTATACCCAGTGGAGTTTTTGAGCGTATTTGAACCCGTCCAAATAATTTCGCCATTGGGCAAAACCACTTCTAAATTCAGCACATAATCTCTTGTAACTCCATATTTTACGGCTTTCGGGCCACCGCTGTTGTGGGCAATGTTCCCACCAATAAAACAAGAACCCTTGCTGGCCGGGTCGGGCGGGTAAAACAACCCTTTTTCCTCTACTGCATTACGCAAAACCTCGTTAATAACGCCACATTCCACCGTTACCTGCATATTGGCTTCGTCCATCTCTAAAATTTTGTTGAAATGCTCCATAGACAGCAAAATGCCTTTATTTATAGGCAACGCAGCCCCACTCAAACCTGTTCCTGCTCCGCGTGGGGTTACCACAATTTTATGCTGGTTACAATATTTCAATAGTTCCGAAACCTGCTCTACTGACATAGGTTTTACTACCACATCCGGTTCAAAAACGAAATCTTCCGTCATGTCTCTACCGTATTTTTGTTTGGTTTCCGAATCGGCAAAAACTTGATTCGAACCAACAATTTGCGTTAAATCTTCAATCAAATTCATAATCGATACGAAAGTAAGAAAACACCTCTCGGCATTTTATCCAAAGTTTCTCACATTTATCCGAATCTACCAATGATAAAGTTTGTTTCTACAATCAAATTATTAATATTGAACGCAAAAGATTAAAAGAATGAAGAAGAGTATATCCTTTTTTATAGCATTAATGGTCATTTTTCAAGCGTTCTCGCAAGAAAAAAAGCCAATAGCTCTTAATGATATTTGGGCTTCGGGAGTATTTTACCCAAAAATGATTAGCGGTTTTGTTAACCTAAAAGATGGAAAAACATATTGCAAGATTGAGCAATCAGCCGAAGGAAATACGGAAGTGGTGCAATACAATTACGAAACCGGAGCAAAAACAAGTGTTTTGATTGATGGAAAAGCAATAGCCGCCGCAAATGGTTTGGGAAAATTTGCTTTTGGTTCGTTTAATTTGTCGGAAGATGAAACTAAAGCCTTAATTCCATTAGAGACCGAGGGCATTTACCGACATTCAACACAATCTATCTTTTATGTTTGGGATAAAACAACGAACCGATTATCGAAGGTTTCAGACAAAAAAATCATGTATGCCACCTTTAATCCACAAGCGAATAAAGTGGCCTATGTGTTGGATAATAATTTATATGTCAAGGATTTAGTCAAAAATAAAACGAAGCAATTAACAACTGATGGTGCAAAAAATAGCATTATTAACGGTGCTGTTGATTGGGTGTATGAAGAAGAGTTTAGCATGAGTCGAGGTTTTGAGTGGAATGCCGATGGAACCATGATTGCCTACTATCGGTTTGACGAAAGCCGTGTAAAAGAATGGGATATGACCATTTATGGAAGTCTATATCCAGAACATGACCGATTCAAATATCCAAAAGCCGGCGAACAAAATTCGGTGGTGGATGTATATATAACCAACCTTAAAAACAAGGGTAAAAAAATAGAACTTGGTTCGGAAAATGACCAATATTTGCCCCGAATTAAATGGACCAAAAACCCAAATAAATTGAGCGTTCAACGTCTGAACAGACATCAAAACCATTGGGAATTATTAATGGTGGATGCCAAATCAAGAAGTGTGTCTGTAAGCCTTGACGAAACGGACAATTATTACATCGACATAAACGACGATTTGATATTTCTAAATGATAATGAGCACTTTATCATAAAAAGCGAACGAAGTGGATACTGGCATTTGTACATGCACAAATTGGACGGCCCTGAAGTTTTTACTATCACAAAAGGAAATTGGGAAGTTGAAAGTTTGTTGGGAGTTGATGAAAAAAATGGAAAAGTTTACTACACTTCAACCGAAGTTAGTCCGCTGGAACGGCATATATATGTGGTTGATTTTGACGGCAAAAACAAGAAAAAACTTACCACCGAAAAAGGCACTCATACCGGAGTATTTACCACCGACTTTTCGTTGTTTTTTCACACCTATAATTCGGCCTCAACACCGTTTCAATACTCTATAAAAAACAGCAACGGCGAATTGGTAAGAATGTTAGAAGACAATGCAAAACACAGAGAATTGCTGAATTCTTATAATATTTCTCCCCTTGTTTTTGAACAAATAAAACTTGAAAACGGCGTTTCGCTAAACTCCTATACCATTAAACCAAATGATTTTGACCCGAATAAAAAATATCCTTTGTTGATGTTTGTTTACGGAGGCCCTGGTTCTCAACAAGTGCAAGACCAATGGCTTTGGAGCAACTATTTTTATCATCAAATGTTGGCCAACCAATATGGCTATATCATTGCCTGCGTTGACAATCGTGGAACTGGAGCTCGGGGAGCAGAGTTTAAAAAAATGACGTATAAGCAATTGGGAAAATATGAGACCGAAGATCAAATAGCAGCCGCAAAATTTTTTGGCAATATGTCTTATATCGACGAAAGTAGAATTGGCATTTGGGGGTGGAGTTTTGGCGGATACATGAGCAGTTTGTGCATTACAAAAGGTGCAGATGTGTTTAAAACAGCCATTGCCGTAGCCCCAGTTACCAATTGGCGATATTACGACAACGTATATACAGAGCGTTTTATGCAAACGCCCCAAGAAAATGCCTCGGGATACGACGAAAACTCTCCCATCAATTTTGTGGATAATCTGAAAGGAAATTATTTAATCATACATGGAACTGCTGATGATAACGTACATTTTCAGAACTCAGCGGAAATGGTAAATAAAATGATTATGAAAAATATTCCATTCGATTCGGAATACTATCCCAATAAAAACCATGGAATCAGCGGTGGTTATACCCGTTTGCACCTATATACACGAATGACAAATTATATATTAGAAAAACTGTAAGAATTTGTTTTTCAGTTAAAAAATCTATTTTTACCGAAATTAAAAAACAGAAATTTATGAGTAAAGATGTAATAATAGACAGTAATATGTCTGCTCCAAAATCGGGTCATCCAAAAGGGCTGTATTTCCTATTTTTCACAGAAATGTGGGAGCGTTTTAGCTATTATGGAATGCGGGCAATTTTCATATTGTTCATGACTAAAATTCTTTTGATAAACGATCAAGAGGCATCGCAAATTTATGGTAGCTACACTGGACTCGTTTACTTAACACCGTTGCTTGGAGGGTATTTGTGTGATAAGTTTTTGGGCAACAGAAGAAGTATTGTAATTGGAGGTTTACTCATGGCCTTAGGCCAATTTTTTATGTTTTTAAGTGCCAGTGCGGGTAGCGATGGGATTGCACTCATGTGGATGGGATTGACGGCACTTATAATTGGAAACGGCTTTTTTAAACCAAATATCTCAACTATGGTCGGGCAGCTTTACCCAAAAGATGACCGCAGAATTGATAGTGCATTCACCAT contains:
- the dnaB gene encoding replicative DNA helicase: MAFRNDSRTKLDKKGLTVSDETSLGRKPPQALELEEAVLGAMLLEKNAPMRVLDVLIPQVFYHDSHQLIFGAIKRLFDEGEPVDLLTVTENLRKNAELEASGGAYYITQLTNKVASSANLEFHAKILLEKYIQRELIRISAQISKDAFEVTSDAFQLLDDAEKKLYAIKNDTIKKNYDSIDDLIHKAIKQIEAMKEQGSGLTGIPSGFTSIDRITNGWQRSDLLILAGRPGMGKTAFVLSIARNAAVEHKKPVAIFSLEMSSLQLVTRLISGETELPGEKFRSGKLADYEWEQLNARVQNLSDAPIYIDDTPQLSIFDLRAKARRLKSNKGIEMIIIDYLQLMRADESNSKGNREQEISYISRSLKSLAKELDIPVIALAQLSRAVEQRQDKIPILSDLRESGSIEQDADLVGFLYRADYYGFTQDAEGNDLTGLADFIIAKHRHGSTGKCRIRFKHEFAKFVDVEYFDDADDDSGMGSVTIGSKLNDDITNIAPDEDDFDF
- a CDS encoding ATP-dependent Clp protease ATP-binding subunit; translation: MEAKFSPRVKEVIQFSREEAIRLGHGYIGTEHLLLGIIREGEGKALLHLKSMGIDLLRLKKSIEDSIKETASKSGNLGNIPLTKQAEKALKITYLEAKIFKADIIGTEHLLLSILREEDNIASSILHQYGVDYDIFKSAVENITPSIKSDMSTDSPEDFYQEEKRSSDAKRTSASKSKTPVLDNFGRDLTKLAEQDKLDPIVGREKEIERVSQILSRRKKNNPVLIGEPGVGKTAIAEGLALRIVQRKVSRVLFNKRVVTLDLASLVAGTKYRGQFEERMKAVMNELEKSKDVILFIDEIHTIVGAGGASGSLDASNMFKPALARGEVQCVGATTLDEYRQYIEKDGALERRFQPVIVEPTTPEETIQILKNIKEKYEDHHSVTYTDEAIEAAVKLSVRYITDRHLPDKAIDILDEVGARVHLSNIHVPKDILELEEKIEEIKEEKNRVVKSQRYEEAAKLRDKEKTLLEQLEIAKATWEEDTKNQRYTVSEDDVSEVVAMITGVPTKRIAQSEGTKLLNMSEDLKKAVIGQDDAIVKLSKAIQRTRAGLKDPNKPIGSFIFLGSTGVGKTEMAKALAKYLFDNKDALIRIDMSEYMEKFAVSRLVGAPPGYVGYEEGGLLTEKVRRKPYSVVLFDEIEKAHPDVFNMMLQILDEGFLTDSLGRKIDFRNTIIIMTSNIGSRQLKDFGTGMGFSTGAKIDAIAKESKGVIENALKKFFSPEFLNRIDDVIVFNNLNKEHIAEILELNVLKLVSRIESVGFNIKLTKAAREFLAEKGYDKDFGARPLNRAIQKYLEDPLAEEILKQEIQDGDTIKVDLDKSTESLKFTISKKATAKNEE
- a CDS encoding DUF5606 domain-containing protein, with amino-acid sequence MELKDVVSIGGKPGLHQIVGKRQNGLIVESIDDKKKRSPTSLTSKVSILDDIAIYTTDEDVPLREVLKSLDEKVKGGLELVTKKDGGEVIRDFFRKILPNFDEEQVYTSDIVKICNWYETLKEHIDFQKVSEETEGKAEETKADDEKSVKKSKPKTAKSAAVKKTATKAAPAKAPKVTQRKMS
- a CDS encoding FAD-binding oxidoreductase → MNLIEDLTQIVGSNQVFADSETKQKYGRDMTEDFVFEPDVVVKPMSVEQVSELLKYCNQHKIVVTPRGAGTGLSGAALPINKGILLSMEHFNKILEMDEANMQVTVECGVINEVLRNAVEEKGLFYPPDPASKGSCFIGGNIAHNSGGPKAVKYGVTRDYVLNLEVVLPNGEIIWTGSNTLKNSTGYSLTHIFIGSEGTLGVVTKAVLRLVAKPKHNLLLWANVSKATTACNAVSQIMLSGVVPSGLELMERKGIDLACNQLGLSNPISTEFEASLLIEVDGDDMEKLLTDCGQIGEILSGFGITEVLFADSADQKEHWWKIRRSIGEVVKNHSVYKEEDTVVKRSHLADLMAGVKEIGVRYGFESVCYGHAGDGNLHVNILKNDLTDEQWNGRHLERGIREIFQLCKKYGGTISGEHGIGYVQKKYMNELFSETHIGLMKSIKQAFDPNGIMNPGKIF
- a CDS encoding S9 family peptidase, producing MKKSISFFIALMVIFQAFSQEKKPIALNDIWASGVFYPKMISGFVNLKDGKTYCKIEQSAEGNTEVVQYNYETGAKTSVLIDGKAIAAANGLGKFAFGSFNLSEDETKALIPLETEGIYRHSTQSIFYVWDKTTNRLSKVSDKKIMYATFNPQANKVAYVLDNNLYVKDLVKNKTKQLTTDGAKNSIINGAVDWVYEEEFSMSRGFEWNADGTMIAYYRFDESRVKEWDMTIYGSLYPEHDRFKYPKAGEQNSVVDVYITNLKNKGKKIELGSENDQYLPRIKWTKNPNKLSVQRLNRHQNHWELLMVDAKSRSVSVSLDETDNYYIDINDDLIFLNDNEHFIIKSERSGYWHLYMHKLDGPEVFTITKGNWEVESLLGVDEKNGKVYYTSTEVSPLERHIYVVDFDGKNKKKLTTEKGTHTGVFTTDFSLFFHTYNSASTPFQYSIKNSNGELVRMLEDNAKHRELLNSYNISPLVFEQIKLENGVSLNSYTIKPNDFDPNKKYPLLMFVYGGPGSQQVQDQWLWSNYFYHQMLANQYGYIIACVDNRGTGARGAEFKKMTYKQLGKYETEDQIAAAKFFGNMSYIDESRIGIWGWSFGGYMSSLCITKGADVFKTAIAVAPVTNWRYYDNVYTERFMQTPQENASGYDENSPINFVDNLKGNYLIIHGTADDNVHFQNSAEMVNKMIMKNIPFDSEYYPNKNHGISGGYTRLHLYTRMTNYILEKL